From a region of the Rhipicephalus microplus isolate Deutch F79 chromosome X, USDA_Rmic, whole genome shotgun sequence genome:
- the LOC119161185 gene encoding uncharacterized protein LOC119161185 — protein sequence MSRLLPYAVLLALLGFALAAPAEEATPAAKAPAEEAKPASDGDKAVEGRTGFYPGYGVGAYGSAFNRGGSFGLGSYGNSYGNGGFGYNYGGSNRRDYGHVQTYGDRETFGIAQNAGANRRYGQGSFGNVYKNQAFGAGGNRYGVGYQGGYLG from the exons atgagCCGCCTG CTGCCCTACGCCGTCTTGTTGGCCCTTCTGGGTTTTGCCCTGGCTGCCCCGGCTGAGGAAGCGACGCCGGCCGCTAAGGCTCCCGCTGAAGAGGCGAAGCCCGCTTCGGACGGTGACAAGGCGGTAGAGGGACGCACAGGCTTCTACCCAGGCTACGGCGTGGGAGCCTACGGTTCTGCCTTCAACCGCGGTGGAAGCTTTGGCCTGGGAAGTTACGGAAATTCTTACGGAAACGGTGGCTTTGGATATAACTACGGAGGATCCAACCGTCGTGACTACGGCCATGTGCAGACCTACGGAGATCGCGAGACTTTCGGCATTGCCCAGAATGCCGGCGCCAACCGCCGCTACGGACAGGGCAGCTTCGGAAACGTCTACAAGAACCAGGCTTTCGGAGCAGGAGGCAACCGCTACGGCGTGGGGTACCAGGGCGGATACCTTGGCTAG